The genomic region AACGAGCAAAGCGATTCCAACGCCAGGCAATACTTCTTTGCCACATAGTCTGACGGCGTTGGAAATAAAGTCTATGTGGAACTTTTCGAAAGTAATGCAAAACCTGAACACAGCGGAAAAGTGTGTGGCATTTGCGGAGGAAAATGGCCTTGTGTTGCGTTCCAGACTCTGTCGCACCCACAGGACCCACATGAAACTACAAGCTAGaggaaacgattctttgggtaCCTTTAGGTGCAGTAAGGGACAGTGGAAGAGGAAGTCAGGAGTGTCCAGAGCTACTGGAACGTGGTTCGAGCAATGCAAAATATCGCTGccacacattttttaccttaTGTATGCATTTGCGCACCGGTGGTCGCACGAAAATGTACGCTTCGAAAACTATTTGGAGGGATCCTGTCTTTCGACAGCCACCATTTGCGACTGGTATAATTACTGCCGTGAGGCGATAAGTTTATACCAGATTGACAGGCAGGAGTCGGTGGATAGGATTGGGGGTCCTGGAAAAGTCGTACAAattgacgaaagtaaatttggcAAGCGGAAGTATAATAAAGGTAATAAGTCATATTTGTAATAAAGTATGCACTTTTTTAACCAGTATGTTTAAATTTAGGAAGAAGAGTGGAAGGCCACTGGGTTCTTGGCATTATTGAGGACGGTAGTGAGGATCTCCGCCTAGAAGTATGTCGAGACAACATATGTTCCGCGGATGTGCTCATACCTTTAattaacgggtgatcaattaagaggagtttttttcatttgcgttttttttacagatcgcgcgcgagttgtggcaaactgtcatcgtggatttgttgaacagcgtttggcatttcatcatggaaagactcacaccgcaacaacgtctacaaattgttcaactgtattatgaaaatcagcgttctgtgacaaatgtttttcgtgagcttagaccgcattatggtcaacataatcggcctgccttaaacactattcgacataccatcaacaaatttgaatccgaatattcattggtggataattccgaatggaccgaatagaccacgtccagcaagaagcattgagaatatagcggcagtagcagagagtgtacgtgaaaaccgcgatgaatcgattcggcaccgttctcagcaacttggactgtcgtatggaacaacttggtcaattttacggaaggatcttcatttaaaagcatacaaaatacagctcgtacaagaactaaagccaaatgaccttcctgcacgtcaacgttttgctgattgggctcttgaaaagattgaagaagatccgctgttttcgagcaaaattttgttcagcgatgaggcgcatttctggctaaatggttacgtcaataagcaaaattgccgtatttgggatgaagagcaaccagaacaggttcaagagctacctttacacccagagaaaacaacggtctggtgtggtttatgggctggtggaatcatcggtccatattttttcaaaaatgat from Anastrepha obliqua isolate idAnaObli1 chromosome 2, idAnaObli1_1.0, whole genome shotgun sequence harbors:
- the LOC129239389 gene encoding uncharacterized protein LOC129239389, which gives rise to MWNFSKVMQNLNTAEKCVAFAEENGLVLRSRLCRTHRTHMKLQARGNDSLGTFRCSKGQWKRKSGVSRATGTWFEQCKISLPHIFYLMYAFAHRWSHENVRFENYLEGSCLSTATICDWYNYCREAISLYQIDRQESVDRIGGPGKVVQIDESKFGKRKYNKGRRVEGHWVLGIIEDGSEDLRLEVCRDNICSADVLIPLINGAYDCLANYGYEHKKVNHSDPDNPFVAEDGTHTQRIESQWHVVKRYFNKENYNHPVCFADVIVEYLWRKSVNKNHEDPFVKLIEAIKYSYKP